One part of the Deltaproteobacteria bacterium genome encodes these proteins:
- a CDS encoding response regulator — protein sequence MKPDLKKNAVLIVDDEENILGALRRLLRKEPYKVFTASSGEEGLNRIREERVQVVVSDQRMPGMSGTEFLARVREEFPDIIRIVLTGYTNLDSIMEAVNKGHVYKLFLKPWNDEALKLEIRRALDQYHLVQTNKKLSRQVLEQNEALKALNENLGNLVHERTRELEVQNRALELSREILEHIPLPVLGVSSDGLIVLKNRAAESLPFPPGAAGVGKHFSECFSPLMTRKAKAAVSSGISQTLTACRILDKLYDVEMIPLKGKFEGKGVILAFLPASGSGGSGGKEEMTFLEGARAHL from the coding sequence ATGAAACCGGATCTGAAAAAAAATGCCGTTCTCATCGTGGACGATGAGGAAAACATCCTTGGAGCCCTGAGACGGCTGCTCAGAAAAGAGCCCTACAAAGTATTCACTGCATCGAGCGGGGAAGAAGGGCTGAACCGGATCAGGGAGGAAAGGGTCCAGGTGGTGGTATCAGACCAGAGGATGCCGGGGATGAGCGGCACCGAGTTTCTCGCCCGGGTGAGAGAAGAGTTCCCCGATATCATCCGGATAGTACTTACGGGCTACACCAACCTGGATTCCATCATGGAGGCCGTCAATAAGGGGCATGTCTACAAGTTGTTCCTGAAACCCTGGAACGACGAGGCCCTGAAACTGGAGATCCGCCGGGCCCTGGACCAGTATCATCTCGTTCAAACGAACAAAAAGTTGAGCCGTCAGGTCCTTGAACAAAACGAAGCCCTGAAGGCCCTCAACGAGAACCTAGGGAACCTCGTGCATGAGAGGACCAGGGAACTGGAGGTCCAGAACCGGGCGCTCGAACTCTCCCGTGAAATCCTCGAACATATCCCTCTACCAGTCCTGGGGGTCAGTTCAGACGGGTTGATCGTACTGAAAAACCGGGCCGCAGAGTCCCTGCCCTTTCCCCCAGGCGCCGCGGGCGTCGGAAAACACTTCTCAGAATGCTTTTCACCCCTGATGACCCGAAAGGCCAAAGCGGCTGTTTCCTCAGGCATTTCCCAAACCCTCACGGCCTGCCGGATCCTTGATAAACTGTACGATGTGGAGATGATTCCTTTGAAAGGGAAATTCGAGGGCAAAGGGGTCATCCTCGCATTTCTGCCTGCATCCGGATCAGGGGGTTCAGGGGGAAAGGAAGAGATGACCTTTCTTGAAGGAGCGAGAGCTCACCTCTGA
- the metG gene encoding methionine--tRNA ligase — MSEKFYVTTPIYYVNAEPHLGHAYTTIVADVMARFHRLAGRETFFLTGTDEHGDKIVKAAQGAGQSPKEYVDRISSLFRDLWPKLKISNDAFIRTTDPNHQEVVRMILSRVQEKGDIYFSEYEGLYCFGCERFYTERELVDGKCPDHQTEPTVIKESNYFFRMSRYQDWLIDHIKKNPEFIRPERYRNEVLSFLKDPLEDLCISRPKSRLDWGITLPFDENYVTYVWFDALINYVSALGYPDGEQFKTFWPVAQHLVAKDILKPHGIYWPCMLKAAGIPPYRHLNVHGYWNIDTGKMSKSLGNVVKPLELVDIYGLDAFRYFLLREMVFGLDSEFSEEALVGRINADLANDLGNLVSRTLTMVYKSFGGEVPRPAITEEIDEELKGAALELVEGYKGYMAKLGFHKALMALWDFIGKVNRYIVSTEPWVLAKTDKERHATVLAHLLESLKTVSVLLWPIMPDTAEKIQGLLGLSRRGRDWSFEDLVRWDMSFFDGLVSKAPHLFPRVEIKKAKHPVKAAGKGKKKVESEKTRPLISFQEFQKLDLRVGTVTAVEAIPGSKKLLKITVDLGEERTVVAGIKAYYSEEELVGKQVVVVANLEPVKLMGVESKGMILAAEDETGVHLLAPDTRTSPGSMVR; from the coding sequence TTGAGCGAAAAATTTTATGTAACGACACCTATTTACTACGTGAACGCCGAACCCCACCTCGGGCATGCATACACCACGATCGTGGCGGACGTGATGGCCCGTTTCCACAGGCTCGCGGGCAGGGAAACCTTTTTTCTCACGGGAACCGACGAGCACGGGGACAAGATCGTCAAGGCCGCCCAAGGGGCCGGGCAGTCTCCCAAGGAATACGTGGACAGGATCAGCAGCCTCTTCAGGGACCTGTGGCCGAAGCTGAAGATCTCCAACGACGCCTTCATCCGTACCACGGACCCGAACCATCAGGAAGTGGTCAGGATGATCCTTTCCAGGGTCCAGGAAAAGGGTGATATCTATTTCAGCGAGTACGAGGGGCTTTACTGTTTCGGGTGCGAGAGGTTTTACACGGAGCGGGAGCTCGTAGATGGAAAATGCCCCGATCACCAGACCGAGCCGACAGTAATCAAGGAATCCAACTACTTTTTTCGGATGAGCAGGTACCAGGACTGGCTCATCGACCACATCAAGAAAAACCCTGAATTCATCCGTCCAGAGAGGTACCGGAACGAGGTCCTCTCCTTCCTTAAGGATCCCCTGGAGGACCTCTGCATTTCCCGGCCCAAGTCCCGGCTGGACTGGGGCATCACCCTTCCCTTCGACGAGAACTACGTAACTTACGTCTGGTTCGATGCCCTGATCAACTATGTCTCAGCCCTTGGGTACCCGGACGGAGAACAGTTCAAGACCTTCTGGCCCGTGGCTCAGCATCTGGTGGCCAAGGACATCCTCAAACCCCACGGAATCTATTGGCCTTGCATGCTAAAGGCCGCTGGAATCCCGCCTTACCGTCACCTCAATGTCCACGGGTACTGGAATATTGATACGGGCAAAATGTCCAAGAGCCTGGGCAACGTGGTGAAGCCCCTGGAGTTGGTGGACATTTACGGCCTGGACGCCTTTCGCTATTTCTTGCTGCGTGAAATGGTCTTCGGTTTGGATTCCGAGTTCAGTGAAGAGGCCCTGGTAGGGAGAATCAACGCGGACCTGGCCAATGACCTGGGAAATCTCGTAAGCCGTACTCTCACCATGGTCTACAAATCTTTCGGAGGCGAGGTCCCTCGGCCCGCAATTACAGAGGAGATCGACGAGGAATTGAAGGGGGCGGCCCTCGAACTGGTCGAGGGTTACAAGGGGTACATGGCGAAGCTGGGATTCCACAAGGCCCTCATGGCTCTTTGGGATTTCATCGGAAAGGTCAACCGCTACATCGTTTCAACGGAACCATGGGTGCTGGCCAAGACCGACAAGGAGCGCCACGCGACGGTCCTGGCCCACTTGCTGGAATCCTTGAAGACAGTCTCCGTGCTCCTCTGGCCCATCATGCCTGATACGGCTGAAAAGATCCAGGGACTCCTTGGGCTTTCAAGGCGGGGCAGAGATTGGTCCTTCGAGGACCTGGTCCGCTGGGACATGAGCTTCTTCGACGGACTCGTCTCAAAGGCCCCCCACCTCTTCCCGAGGGTTGAAATCAAGAAGGCGAAACACCCGGTCAAAGCGGCCGGAAAAGGGAAGAAGAAAGTGGAATCAGAAAAAACTCGACCTTTGATCTCTTTCCAGGAGTTCCAGAAACTGGATCTTCGTGTAGGCACTGTCACGGCCGTGGAGGCCATCCCCGGGTCCAAGAAGCTCTTGAAGATCACGGTGGACCTCGGCGAGGAGAGGACGGTCGTGGCGGGAATAAAAGCTTATTACAGTGAAGAGGAACTCGTCGGGAAACAGGTGGTCGTAGTCGCTAACCTCGAACCGGTAAAGCTTATGGGCGTGGAATCCAAGGGAATGATCCTGGCCGCCGAGGACGAAACAGGGGTCCACCTTCTCGCCCCGGATACCAGGACGTCCCCGGGAAGCATGGTCAGGTGA
- a CDS encoding stage 0 sporulation family protein, producing MKKIVDVQLRKYGNVFTFDPGDFSLSKGDMVLVETDLGAALGTVCGEPMNCLESFPDRPLKKVLRIATPEDLDRFERHSELEREVYDFCYERIQKRELPMCLVSVDRLFDGSKIMVYFTADGRVDFRELVKDLVRRFRTRIEMRQIGVRHQAKMVGGLGNCGRTLCCTSFLQNFDPVSIKMAKEQNLSLNPSKISGMCGRLMCCLAYEYEYYERVKKNVPRVGKRVKVEQGEGKVVRQNALKRTLTVVLESGEEVEFPFSRFCNGPDQKGRKNHQKGSNQGEH from the coding sequence ATGAAAAAAATAGTCGACGTACAGCTTCGAAAATATGGAAATGTCTTTACCTTCGACCCGGGTGATTTCTCCCTTTCCAAGGGAGATATGGTCCTGGTCGAGACCGATCTGGGAGCGGCTCTGGGAACGGTTTGCGGCGAACCCATGAATTGCCTGGAGAGTTTTCCGGATCGGCCTCTCAAGAAGGTTCTTCGGATCGCGACGCCTGAGGATCTGGACCGATTTGAAAGGCACAGCGAACTGGAAAGGGAAGTCTACGACTTCTGCTATGAAAGGATTCAAAAGAGGGAACTCCCCATGTGCCTCGTCTCTGTGGACCGGCTCTTCGACGGGAGCAAGATCATGGTCTACTTCACGGCAGACGGTCGTGTGGATTTCCGGGAGTTGGTCAAAGACCTCGTGCGCCGTTTCCGGACCCGGATCGAGATGCGTCAGATCGGCGTCCGGCACCAGGCCAAGATGGTGGGCGGACTTGGGAATTGCGGCCGAACCTTGTGCTGTACCTCCTTTCTGCAGAATTTCGACCCTGTCTCCATCAAGATGGCCAAGGAGCAAAATCTCTCCCTCAATCCTTCCAAGATTTCCGGAATGTGCGGAAGGCTGATGTGTTGTCTCGCTTACGAGTACGAATACTACGAGAGGGTCAAGAAGAATGTCCCCAGGGTCGGTAAACGGGTGAAGGTCGAACAGGGAGAGGGAAAGGTGGTCAGGCAGAATGCTTTGAAGCGGACCCTGACCGTGGTCCTGGAATCAGGAGAGGAAGTAGAGTTTCCCTTTTCCCGCTTCTGTAACGGGCCCGACCAAAAGGGGCGGAAAAACCACCAGAAAGGGAGTAACCAAGGAGAACATTGA
- the holB gene encoding DNA polymerase III subunit delta', translating into MEIVPFSRIIGQDRAVLLMKRAMARDKMPHAYLFVGIHGVGKTTTALALAQALNCLDPVEGEGCGKCSVCRQLAGGNFPDLAIVEPDGQAIKIEQIRELNRSFSYRPLSGRYRVTILRRAEAMTEEAANSFLKTLEEPPRENILILGVTEPLDLLPTIVSRCQKVSFRPIPPALIAKWLQEEKGIEAERARVLANLAEGSLGRALGMEEEGFLEKREGCLDALFRIPFLPHDELLDLARGRPAGGRKSGGDRSGIEELEPAEVLALWKTCFRDLILLKTGAEKDRLIHGDFWGRLKSFSENYTIHALIRGVHILDRSERELRRGRNLDLMMENTILALRRLSDRPGRGVPLGDNIT; encoded by the coding sequence ATGGAAATCGTTCCCTTTTCACGGATTATCGGTCAGGACAGGGCCGTCTTGTTGATGAAACGGGCCATGGCCCGGGACAAGATGCCCCATGCCTATCTTTTCGTGGGAATTCACGGGGTGGGAAAGACCACGACCGCCCTGGCCCTGGCCCAGGCCTTGAACTGCCTGGATCCAGTGGAGGGGGAAGGATGCGGTAAGTGTTCCGTTTGCCGGCAACTGGCGGGAGGGAATTTTCCTGACCTCGCAATTGTGGAACCCGACGGGCAGGCCATCAAGATAGAACAAATCAGGGAGCTTAACCGTTCATTTTCTTACAGGCCCCTTTCCGGGAGGTATCGTGTCACCATCCTCCGAAGGGCGGAGGCCATGACCGAGGAGGCAGCCAATTCTTTCCTGAAAACCCTTGAGGAGCCCCCAAGGGAAAATATCCTGATCCTGGGGGTCACAGAACCCCTTGATCTCCTGCCTACCATCGTATCCCGCTGCCAGAAGGTGTCCTTCCGGCCGATCCCTCCCGCCCTCATAGCAAAATGGCTCCAGGAGGAGAAGGGGATTGAGGCCGAAAGGGCCAGGGTCCTGGCGAATCTGGCTGAAGGGAGCCTTGGGCGGGCCCTGGGGATGGAGGAGGAGGGTTTCCTGGAGAAGAGGGAAGGCTGCCTGGATGCGCTTTTTCGCATCCCGTTTCTTCCCCACGATGAACTCCTTGACCTTGCGCGCGGCCGTCCGGCCGGAGGGCGGAAGAGTGGGGGTGATCGGTCCGGTATCGAGGAACTTGAACCCGCCGAGGTGCTGGCCTTATGGAAGACCTGTTTCAGAGATCTCATACTCCTCAAGACGGGTGCTGAGAAGGATCGCCTGATTCATGGGGATTTTTGGGGCCGGTTGAAAAGTTTTTCCGAAAACTATACAATACACGCCCTGATCCGGGGAGTTCATATCCTGGACAGATCCGAGAGGGAATTGAGGCGCGGGCGGAATCTGGACCTGATGATGGAGAACACGATCCTGGCCTTGAGAAGACTTTCCGATCGTCCCGGAAGAGGAGTCCCCTTAGGTGACAATATCACATGA
- a CDS encoding dTMP kinase, whose protein sequence is MFITFEGIEGSGKTTQIKRLRKTLVERGLPVIATHEPGGTEIGARIRKILLDSRHRNLTPLAELILIEADRAQHVDEVIRPAIEDGRWVLCDRYTDATMAYQGAARGLDMEFLRFLNNRVTGGISPDLTFLLDCPEETGIRRALGRNERSGERGQDRFDREDLAFHRKVRAAYLDLARTEPARFQVIDATRPENQVEAEILQRILPYI, encoded by the coding sequence GTGTTCATCACCTTTGAAGGCATAGAAGGCAGCGGGAAGACCACCCAGATCAAGCGCCTCCGGAAGACCCTAGTCGAGCGTGGACTTCCGGTGATCGCCACCCATGAGCCGGGAGGAACGGAGATCGGCGCCCGGATCAGGAAAATTCTCCTGGACTCCCGCCACCGCAACCTTACGCCCCTTGCAGAACTCATTCTTATCGAGGCGGATAGGGCCCAACACGTGGATGAAGTGATCCGGCCTGCCATTGAGGATGGCCGGTGGGTGCTCTGCGATCGGTATACCGACGCCACGATGGCCTATCAGGGGGCGGCGAGGGGGCTGGACATGGAATTCCTCCGTTTCCTCAACAACAGGGTGACGGGGGGAATCTCCCCGGACCTGACCTTCCTGCTGGATTGCCCGGAAGAGACCGGCATCCGCCGGGCCTTGGGCCGCAACGAGAGGAGTGGAGAGAGGGGGCAGGATCGGTTCGACCGTGAGGACCTCGCCTTTCACCGGAAGGTCAGAGCCGCCTACCTGGATCTGGCCCGAACGGAACCGGCAAGATTCCAGGTCATCGACGCCACCCGCCCTGAAAACCAGGTAGAGGCGGAGATCCTTCAGCGGATTCTTCCGTACATATAG
- a CDS encoding DUF4445 domain-containing protein yields the protein MQPTETRQAWIKGLVLEISRPSLKDNTADRDRLLKEARKVLGAGDVTMDLPLTRRLPSLLRESGFKVGVVLFRDGDIWRVMDLYPARKTPRLFGLAVDLGTSTVVIRLVDLAEGRGVDEVSFLNPQRPMGEDILSRIHFASGENGLYALHSALIKGINEKIGVLVRRHGLAKESLAGMVLAGNTTMTHLFLGLDPFWICREPYIPVVNRTGILRAEALGLFIHPNAPVLVFPNVGSYFGGDLIAGILASGMARRKEISLLVDVGTNAEVVLGNREWLMGCAGAAGPALEGGVASIGMMAGPGAIDRVRIDPDSGEPEIRTIGDQPPTGICGSGLIDLAAQLFLTGMIDLRGKFVKEVCGDKLREIDGIAHLVLVPAGASGTGEDLTLGQPDLDALIRSKAAMYTILVTITRMANLSFEEIHHFLVAGTFGTTIDPRSAITIGMLPDLPPDRFRTLGNTSLEGATLALLSYGAMEEAERIRDNVTYIELNVNQEFMNRFSAAKFIPHTDTSLFPSVKVARVSKAMMTSSPKEA from the coding sequence ATGCAACCAACTGAGACACGGCAGGCATGGATAAAAGGACTGGTTCTGGAGATTTCCCGGCCCAGCCTGAAAGATAACACGGCCGACAGGGATCGCCTGTTGAAGGAGGCCCGGAAGGTCCTGGGGGCCGGCGATGTCACAATGGACCTCCCTTTGACGAGGCGCCTCCCGTCCCTTTTGAGGGAATCGGGATTCAAGGTCGGGGTGGTGCTCTTTCGGGATGGGGATATCTGGCGGGTCATGGATCTTTACCCGGCCCGGAAGACACCGAGGCTTTTCGGATTGGCCGTGGACCTCGGTACCTCCACCGTGGTGATCCGGCTCGTTGACCTGGCCGAGGGAAGGGGAGTGGATGAAGTATCCTTTTTGAACCCCCAGAGGCCCATGGGCGAAGATATTTTGAGCCGGATCCATTTCGCTTCAGGAGAGAATGGACTCTATGCCCTCCACTCGGCTTTAATCAAGGGCATCAACGAGAAAATCGGGGTATTGGTCAGGAGGCACGGCCTTGCAAAGGAGTCTCTGGCAGGCATGGTTTTGGCGGGAAATACCACGATGACCCATCTTTTCCTTGGGCTTGATCCCTTCTGGATCTGCCGGGAGCCTTATATCCCGGTGGTGAACAGGACAGGGATACTCCGGGCTGAAGCATTGGGTCTTTTTATTCACCCGAATGCGCCGGTACTGGTTTTCCCGAACGTGGGGAGCTATTTCGGGGGTGATCTGATCGCCGGGATCCTTGCATCGGGAATGGCCCGCCGGAAAGAGATTTCGCTCCTGGTGGACGTGGGGACCAACGCAGAGGTCGTTCTCGGAAACCGGGAGTGGCTCATGGGATGTGCGGGGGCCGCTGGTCCCGCCCTGGAAGGAGGAGTGGCCTCCATCGGAATGATGGCGGGTCCGGGGGCCATTGACAGGGTGCGGATTGACCCCGATTCCGGCGAACCGGAAATCCGAACCATTGGTGATCAGCCGCCCACGGGCATATGCGGCTCGGGCCTCATCGATTTGGCGGCCCAGCTTTTCCTGACCGGGATGATAGATCTTCGCGGGAAGTTCGTGAAAGAGGTCTGTGGAGACAAGCTTCGGGAGATAGACGGGATTGCACACCTGGTTCTGGTACCTGCCGGGGCTTCCGGGACGGGGGAAGACCTGACCCTGGGTCAGCCGGACCTTGACGCCTTGATCCGCTCTAAAGCCGCCATGTATACGATCCTGGTGACCATCACCCGAATGGCCAACCTTTCTTTTGAAGAAATTCATCACTTCCTCGTTGCGGGGACCTTCGGAACCACCATCGACCCCCGATCGGCCATCACCATCGGGATGCTTCCGGACCTGCCTCCTGATCGTTTCCGCACCCTGGGAAACACCTCTCTGGAAGGGGCTACTCTTGCGCTCCTATCTTACGGCGCGATGGAGGAGGCGGAAAGGATCAGGGACAACGTGACCTACATCGAACTGAACGTCAATCAGGAGTTCATGAACCGTTTCAGCGCGGCGAAGTTCATCCCCCACACAGACACTTCCCTTTTCCCTTCCGTGAAGGTCGCCCGGGTATCGAAAGCCATGATGACCTCATCTCCGAAAGAGGCGTGA
- a CDS encoding molybdopterin-dependent oxidoreductase, with product MDPELMKSRARRYQFLSALYRDEIPLSLIEAMQKEDFLDRFNEAVTGCGFIDLSSGAELMTQYLKSGPAEELYKELRYDYADLFLNAGPNPVFPYESVIKSGEPVVMQEPVFELRKYFRRAGVRKNPNYKDLEEHIAVQMELLRILLERGDEDLYLDFFKNKYCKWVPAFCDQLIAAAPSKNNFYQGLAAFTRGALMCESLRIEGFTRGEETTKKMLGAVDSLGLDPGYVTLEEGPLEEEPEKKIPSHCYTCGALCGITARLKDGILVATSGLQGDPKSGGRICPKGAAAPKHLYSAYRLKTPLIKEDGRFRKATWDEALDRVVEAFGKIEQGKIGYMRGNDWANNIHEALFDHLGCPKTTHRPMCDNSNRMANEKNLNDKRPWINYQEADYILHFGMNELATSYGQRKTAELRAALRRGAKLVVFDPRRSETASAATEWIPIKPSTDAAVAMAMAYVIIKNELYDKEFVENWTHGFEEFKKRVLGEEDGVPRDPEWGAKISGVPKETIERIAMEFASARNKGCISWTGLAQTPNGMYATAAIQALNALCGTFDAPGGPSLPFKRKLKSPWGKGQEKPPAKEAPKLNKFGIWSGWAPAYLLADVEAGKLKGMINYFGDPVLSWGNQEAITRAIEKMEFVATIDAFMCNTALLSDVILPDATWLEQSQVKADWMYEAFIAYYAEVVPPMYDSKPMFRITVELAKKLGLGKYFPWESAEEAERNQLEGTPWSYDELKEKGFIVTDPARYYKYKNWGSFNVPEGYGSSGKTSTGKYNFLNPVAREKGIDPLPDYKEPDPEILPDDEFPFIFGNFRLFIHEHSSTFNNYQLMKAQGTNPLWINKLDAQERGIEEGDRVRLSSPWGAVELRAHPTWGIMRGVLGSAGGFGHIRGLEGDPKYPQFRGVNAPGIMKPNYTEDVGGTPLLKYIKVKVEKM from the coding sequence ATGGATCCTGAATTGATGAAATCCAGGGCTAGGAGATACCAGTTCCTTTCCGCCCTCTATCGGGACGAAATCCCCCTCTCCCTCATTGAAGCCATGCAAAAAGAAGATTTTCTCGACAGGTTCAATGAGGCTGTTACGGGGTGCGGGTTCATCGACCTTTCAAGCGGGGCGGAGTTGATGACCCAGTACCTGAAGAGCGGGCCCGCCGAAGAGCTTTACAAGGAACTCCGTTATGATTATGCCGACCTTTTCCTGAACGCCGGACCCAATCCCGTCTTTCCTTACGAGTCCGTGATAAAGAGCGGGGAGCCCGTCGTCATGCAGGAACCGGTCTTTGAATTGAGGAAATACTTCCGGAGGGCCGGCGTCCGAAAGAACCCTAACTATAAAGATCTCGAAGAACACATCGCGGTCCAGATGGAACTCCTGAGGATCCTCCTGGAAAGGGGGGATGAAGACCTTTATTTGGACTTCTTCAAAAACAAGTACTGCAAGTGGGTGCCCGCCTTTTGTGATCAACTCATCGCCGCCGCCCCATCCAAAAACAATTTCTACCAGGGGCTCGCGGCATTCACCCGCGGTGCCCTTATGTGCGAGAGCCTCAGGATCGAAGGATTCACCCGAGGCGAAGAAACCACGAAGAAAATGCTGGGAGCAGTGGATTCCCTGGGACTCGATCCGGGCTATGTCACCCTTGAAGAGGGGCCGCTCGAGGAGGAGCCCGAGAAGAAGATACCGAGCCATTGTTACACCTGTGGAGCGCTTTGCGGCATCACGGCGCGGCTCAAGGACGGGATCCTTGTGGCCACCAGCGGGCTCCAGGGAGATCCAAAGAGCGGCGGAAGGATCTGCCCCAAGGGAGCCGCGGCCCCCAAGCACCTCTATTCGGCCTATCGCTTGAAAACTCCCCTTATCAAGGAGGACGGGCGCTTCCGAAAGGCCACCTGGGACGAGGCCTTGGACAGGGTGGTTGAAGCCTTCGGTAAGATCGAGCAGGGGAAGATAGGTTACATGAGGGGTAATGACTGGGCCAACAATATCCACGAGGCCCTCTTCGATCACCTGGGTTGCCCCAAGACCACCCACCGGCCCATGTGCGACAACTCGAACCGCATGGCCAACGAAAAGAACCTGAACGACAAGAGGCCATGGATCAACTATCAGGAGGCCGACTATATCCTTCACTTCGGCATGAACGAACTGGCCACCTCTTATGGCCAGCGCAAGACCGCCGAGTTGCGGGCAGCCCTGCGGAGGGGAGCCAAACTCGTCGTTTTTGACCCACGGCGTTCCGAAACCGCAAGCGCCGCTACCGAATGGATCCCGATAAAACCCTCGACGGATGCAGCCGTGGCGATGGCTATGGCCTATGTAATCATCAAAAACGAGCTTTATGACAAGGAATTCGTCGAGAACTGGACCCATGGATTCGAGGAGTTCAAGAAGAGGGTCCTGGGCGAAGAAGACGGTGTTCCCAGGGATCCGGAATGGGGAGCAAAAATCAGCGGTGTTCCAAAGGAAACCATCGAGCGGATTGCCATGGAGTTCGCCTCCGCCCGGAACAAGGGTTGTATTTCCTGGACAGGTCTGGCCCAGACCCCGAACGGGATGTACGCGACCGCCGCGATCCAGGCCCTGAATGCCTTGTGCGGCACCTTCGACGCACCGGGCGGCCCTTCCCTTCCATTCAAGCGCAAGCTGAAATCCCCCTGGGGCAAAGGCCAGGAAAAGCCACCCGCCAAGGAAGCTCCCAAGCTCAACAAGTTCGGCATCTGGTCAGGTTGGGCCCCGGCTTATCTTCTGGCGGACGTGGAGGCCGGAAAGCTGAAGGGAATGATCAACTATTTCGGGGATCCGGTGCTGTCCTGGGGTAACCAGGAGGCCATAACCCGGGCCATAGAAAAAATGGAATTCGTGGCCACCATCGACGCCTTCATGTGCAATACCGCGCTCTTGAGCGACGTTATCCTCCCGGACGCCACGTGGCTCGAACAGAGCCAGGTCAAAGCGGATTGGATGTACGAGGCCTTTATCGCCTATTACGCGGAAGTGGTGCCTCCCATGTACGATTCAAAGCCCATGTTCCGGATCACTGTGGAATTGGCCAAGAAACTGGGTCTCGGGAAATACTTCCCCTGGGAAAGCGCCGAGGAGGCCGAACGCAACCAGTTGGAGGGGACTCCCTGGTCTTATGACGAGTTGAAAGAGAAAGGTTTTATCGTCACGGATCCTGCCCGGTATTACAAGTACAAGAATTGGGGGTCTTTCAACGTTCCCGAAGGGTACGGTTCTTCGGGCAAGACCTCGACGGGGAAATACAATTTCCTCAATCCCGTGGCCCGGGAAAAGGGGATCGATCCCCTTCCCGACTACAAGGAACCGGATCCCGAAATCTTACCCGATGATGAATTTCCCTTTATCTTTGGCAACTTCCGGTTGTTCATCCACGAGCATTCCTCGACCTTCAACAACTACCAGCTCATGAAGGCCCAAGGGACCAATCCCCTGTGGATCAACAAGCTGGACGCCCAGGAACGGGGGATCGAAGAGGGAGACAGGGTTCGACTCTCTTCCCCCTGGGGCGCGGTGGAATTGAGGGCCCATCCTACCTGGGGTATCATGCGGGGAGTGCTGGGCTCCGCCGGAGGTTTCGGACACATCCGGGGTCTCGAGGGAGATCCCAAGTACCCTCAATTCAGGGGAGTGAATGCCCCCGGCATCATGAAACCAAATTACACGGAAGACGTGGGCGGCACCCCTTTGCTCAAATACATCAAGGTGAAGGTGGAGAAGATGTAA
- the pdxA gene encoding 4-hydroxythreonine-4-phosphate dehydrogenase PdxA, which translates to MRPIVGITMGDPSGIGPEVLLKALSDKSLYEICRPVVFGDAGVLLRTRGRPADLRIREIDHPREALGTFGQVEIIPLSSLPDEATFPGRPGIQGGKAMVQYILRAVESALEREIEAVVTCPISKALMQKAGYDFEGHTPLIAQLTRTENYVMMLAGESLRVSLVTVHCALKDVPALLDIEAVYKTIAITGAALEQDFGIPSPRLAVAALNPHGGEAGLFGREESEIILPAVNKARTRGIRAEGPYPPDTLFYKARLERFDAVVAMYHDQGLIPLKLLHFSDAVNVTLGLPIIRTSVDHGTAYDIAGKDMADPSSLKAALRMAVEMARHREARRRRNRDPLATD; encoded by the coding sequence ATGCGCCCCATCGTCGGCATCACCATGGGCGATCCATCAGGGATCGGCCCTGAAGTGCTCCTGAAGGCCCTATCAGACAAGTCCCTGTACGAAATCTGCCGTCCCGTGGTCTTCGGGGATGCCGGGGTATTGCTCAGGACCCGGGGAAGACCCGCAGATTTACGGATCCGGGAAATCGACCATCCCCGTGAAGCCCTGGGAACCTTCGGACAGGTGGAGATCATCCCCCTCTCCTCTCTTCCTGATGAGGCCACATTCCCGGGAAGGCCCGGGATCCAGGGCGGAAAGGCCATGGTCCAATACATCCTCAGGGCAGTGGAATCGGCCCTGGAGCGGGAAATCGAGGCCGTGGTCACATGCCCCATCAGTAAGGCCCTCATGCAAAAGGCGGGTTACGACTTCGAGGGGCATACCCCCCTGATCGCTCAACTTACCCGCACGGAGAATTACGTCATGATGCTCGCCGGCGAAAGCCTCAGGGTTTCCCTGGTCACAGTTCACTGTGCCCTCAAGGATGTCCCGGCCCTTCTGGACATCGAGGCGGTTTATAAAACCATCGCCATCACGGGGGCGGCGCTTGAGCAGGATTTCGGGATCCCTTCCCCACGGCTCGCTGTGGCCGCCCTCAATCCCCACGGAGGGGAGGCCGGGCTCTTCGGACGGGAAGAATCGGAGATCATTCTTCCCGCCGTCAATAAGGCCAGAACCCGGGGAATCAGGGCGGAAGGGCCTTATCCACCCGACACCCTTTTTTACAAGGCCCGCCTGGAGCGATTCGACGCCGTGGTGGCCATGTACCACGACCAGGGACTGATCCCCTTGAAACTTCTCCATTTCTCCGATGCGGTCAACGTGACCCTGGGGCTCCCTATTATCCGTACCTCCGTGGACCATGGCACTGCTTACGATATCGCGGGAAAGGACATGGCCGACCCCTCGAGCCTGAAGGCCGCACTTCGCATGGCGGTCGAGATGGCCCGCCACCGGGAAGCCCGCCGGAGGCGAAACCGGGATCCACTGGCGACCGACTAG